GCGAGCTggcagtttttgtttttagctTTCATATAGCTAATCGTTAGCCACATACGAATCCAGTGCGCACGATTTCATTCATTTCTTCGCATGAATGCATTCAATGAAACCACAGGCGAGCTCGAAACcgttagttttttctttttttcaaacttatagaaataaattcaacttACTCTTATTTAATTGCGGTGTACCGTGAACGTATGGCCatagtaatatatttcttttactcGTTAAATAACtacacaatatatttttttttacaataatatagaAACAGAGTAGACTGTCTGGACTCCATCTTTACTAATTAGAATAGTGttttttactagaaaataTTTAGTGTGATTGGAGTGGGACAAATTACAACTTCACATTTGACGGTATAAAGACATTTCAAATGTTATAAGAATAGTCTACTTTAATTAACCATACTCTAGTGAAAACAGGAcacataaaaattaaggatTATGCCTTTATCGTTTTAATCATTGAACTTGAAAATGCcaagttaacataaagttgGCATTTTGGGGTGTAGTAATTAAACCCGAGAAAGTGGTATTATGATGTACTTCAAAGTTTTGATATGATCTCTGAGAACATACGTATTCTTGCGTATTGCGCAGACAAGACTGCGAGATTGAACTTTGTAATTTACCTTCTGTCGCCGTCAAGTTTGGTCCgcatcaaaacttgaaatgATAAGGGTAAGGAATATTTTGCTTCAAATAAGTTTCACGTCAAGACACGAAATGTTATGCTAAGTTACGAAAAGAAAAGTTTAACTCGTTCATacgtaaacataaaataaatattgtatttaaacttttgtgacaaaaatattcatatggTTACAGAATTATAGCAAACTAAACTAAGTTACTTTCCTGAgtacttgttatttttatcgtGAGACGAGTCATGAAATGACGTAGTTTTGCCAAatgttttgttgaaataaaggTGCGACCTAGAGGTTCTCTTGATATTATGTGACCATGGACCATTGACTGTTACacgattaaattataaattgtcagTCCTTCATGTAAAGGAGAGAGGCAATGAGAAGCAATGTCGTTAATTAGAAATTAGGAggtttttaagaaataatacaaGTTACGACATTCATGTTACCTTTTATTTAGTTCCATTAATGTATTCAATTGGTCTTATTTCTaacatttaacttaatatCACAGGTTGATCAATAAATTGTCTATTCTAAAAgtgatattaattacaataattattacaaaaaactttctcatgtttaaatttcaattattaaaagaatacgattatgatatttaaataatgtgcaaatattaataattaatcaataaacatttgtGAACGTCATAAATACacactcatattataaataaaaatacatttatatacatacatacgtaAATATTGTCCTTCATAAAACTATTgacaaaattgatttattttctaactAGAATTGTTCAAGACAGTAGTGGATTCAGTCAGTTTACTGCTACCTGCAAACAAATGGTTAAAGTTAGTACATTATTATAACCttgaaaaataatgttctaaaaacaaaaaaaaaaaatatctcgcCTCAGCAAGGAACTGCCGCGTCTCCACGTAATCATAAAACTTTAAGTCGATCTGCCAATTACATTTGTTTAACtttgatatttcttttttaaagtagATCCATTGGATACGAGGTAAAGTGAGTCTTGTGCCTATCCactttactttatttcttcCTCCTTTGACTAACAAAATACTGGATTGCTGATCGAAGCTTTTTAGAAGACTTAAAATGGCTGGCAATGCAATCAGAACTCTTGATATTTGAATAACATTTGTCGATCAGCTTTCATCTCCTAGCTCTTCCATCCCTACCTTTCATCTCCCAGCGCTTCCATGCGGAGGATATGCGCATTGTCAGTACTTcttcatacatctctatcagccgtcatatcagAATTTACATATCTTACATATATCTCCACTTTCACACATAACTTCTTCGGTTTCTGCCCTTAGCTTTGTAGCTATTTGCTGTCACTCACCTGGGATAGATAGCGTGTAAATCAGGATGTACAGGAACGTGTGTGGGGTGCATCGTGTGTGGCGACATGGCGGCCGCGTTGATAGCCCGAATACGAGCGCGAAGCCTCTCGTAGTGTTCCGGTTGGTATTGTGCAGCTATCGTCACGGCGCTGCCAGAATACTGctacaatacaaacaaaatatatacacaTGAATTCAGATAATCCATAAATAAATGttcgtataatataataatcgctaaccaaattaaatattggaaattaaaagttttcaattacTGTATAACCACTAATTGTTTGTTCAGCAATTACTAGCTAGTGCAAGACAGCTGTCCATGTTTAACATCTTTCTTAGTAATTCAAACCAgaaaaattcgaaagacggcaaaatttgttaaagataGTAATGATTGTTTAGGACATCCTAacataatgaattaaaattatgacagAAAGGATAGAATAGGCTTGATAAAAATAGCTATTTACTAAACATGTTGATAATCACCACACACGATGTAGGTACATAAGTACAATGGACTGTATGTAACTAAAAAGATGAAAAGGATGATAAAATAGTTGTAGATAATAACAGATTATAACAGTTGTTCCAatgacaagttttttttttggttaaaaaataaggaaacACACATTACATCAATACTCTAGGGTTCGCAATTCGATAAGGTTGTTATAAGGTTATTACTTTTGCTCTCGGATATAGGATAAGgtgtatttcatttcaataagACATCAGAGACTCGAGTTATGAAGCATATAAACGCTCTTCAAAGGGAACCGCCTTCAGTATATTTTAGTGCGcaataaaatggaaaaatcCGCCGCGGCTTTGTTTTACTGACTTTAAAtgctgttatattttttatcttgtatgtGCGTCGACTGTAACATAAATCTATTAGAAAAACACTCAAAATTACtggttgttaataataaagaggtcagaaaaaaaagtttttttacttacatgttaacatttgaaatatttacaatagatgaattatattttaatgcatgTTTAAGTCGAatagcaattaaattaaaacagaaaaagatCAAAACACTAAAACAGAAATGCAAgctataattatttgataGATGAATAGGTGTTTGTAGATATTCTGGATCAggaataaatacatatattctataatttttgtaaagaagaaaagaccttttaaaaactattactaattattaaaaaagtaaatcagaattcataaatatagttaccTTCAGTGCCGCTGCAGCTTGTTCATGTGTTGCTCTTGATAAATCTCTGCCATCGACGCTTAGTATCCTATCTCCTCTGTACAACATGCCATACGCAGCTCCCTCCACTGATACTCCTGATACAAACACACCGCACGCCTCTTCCTCCAGACCACTGCAAGTGTCCTCACCGCCTAGACCTCCGACAATGTCCATACCCAAACGTGATCCGGATCGCACCAGTCTAACCATGCGCACGCATCTAAATAACAAGAATCATAAAAGTGAGATTCTGCCGAAACACTCGaacagaaatattttctacCTTCTTACTTCTTCATCATTGTCTTCGAGAAAAttgagacaacaatatgtttttatgcaATAGGGCAGTAGAAGATCTACGTAAGAAAAGAGAACTGAAAAAGCTGTCACatttttagcaaaaaaaaaaacttaaagtgACAGTTTgcagttattaattttaccaaAGTAGACGTCATAAACGATACAAACTACGACAGGTTATTAAGcaataatacaaacaaacattgtttaataggatttataaaaagtttaattattttgttttgattttgaattaaaattgttggttataaaacattataatttatgaacatcaataaactaataactatttaaaaaattaatgatataaagtgatatttaaaaaaagaattagttTGGTTGGTAAtgattcatttgtttttactgtgggttattaaattaaattgactaTGAAGCTCGTAAAGTAGAtgtaaactaataataaatcattaataatggctttaatttttttattcgatcgtgattttaaaaaagaattaagttaataaaaatatattacgcaATTTTATCTTATAGGCATTGATTGATGCTTAATTCATAGACTTACCTTGGAATTTTACTTGGGTCTTCTTCTGTAAGCTCGTGTAGTGTCGAACACGATGTTGCTTGTGTTCTTGCtgttaacaaaattgtattttatttactatcatGTATGTTCATTAGGCTATTTCCGTGAATTTTTGCTGTGACCATCATTATATATGCAAAGCATTGTGTCACATTTCCTTTAGAGCTACGTTAATTTCTAATTGTAGGGTCAGATCTCTATTTCGATTTAGTATTTTGTTGAAAAGTTTTACTTAAGTTaggattaattataaaaatcggAAGGTTTCTCTTCagttttaattcttaatttagACATCCTACGTGTTTCTTACTTGTATAAAGTTGTGTGGGCTGAGCTGCAGGCGGAATGGAAGCAGCAGGTAAGACGACGAGAGTAACATGCTCTCCAGTGTTGCGCAGTGTTGCAACCGCCTTTGCATGTGTTGCACCAATTAATGATGTTTCAATTCCCTAAAATTATAGCATTTGCTAAAATTGGTTTCCGACCTAAACATCcgaaaaaaaactactaactATAGTAAATACATAAAGGCATTTTAATTGTAACCTTCATAATTATTTCCAAATAATTAGCTCCAACGTCTCAAGATAACCGTAATACATTTTAGTGGGACATTGACAATAGCCAAGTTGTAAAAACCTTCATACCTTTTAACTACTGCCTCTCACTGAACTAGTTAATTAAACAGTAAGGCTTGTATAATATCGATTACTAGTTTATGAACCATTATTaatatgataatgataatatagtttgtgaaaattatattcagcCAATAATATCCATGCGAGTGACGTCACTTACATCTTCGTCTCTAACGGCTAATATTTTATCTCCAAGTCTTAATCTGCCATCGTAATGTGCTGCTCCGCCGACTGCGATGTGTGATATGAAGACCCCTCCTCCTCCCGCTGCGTCGTCAGCACCTCCTGCGATTCCCAGACCAAGTCCTCGTGCTCCTCGCCATAATGTGACTACTTTAGGACGTCTAGCTCTTCGAACTCTCTATATATTAGGAACAGTTCAGTCAATTGTTATACGTGTTTAagttagtgtttttttatgatttagaAGTAAACTTACTAATTTAACGACGTTTCCAGCTTTCTGTAAAGCATCAACTGCCATTGAATGAGGAGCACCTTCTAAAGATACTTCGTTtacctaaaaaataattctgaattagtaaacataaaaaaacataaaaaactgtatattagaaaaacaatatttactagTAGTGAAACCAGTATTAAGAACACGTactgaaataattacaaatgttcGGTATAGTTGCGATGTGCTTACGTCACGTTAATGCCCTTTTGAATTTGGCGGTTTTAAAGGTTAAAGAAGGTAGGTCGggtcgactcatttttattctcccgcacaagcgggtagttTCGAAATCCCTCTCCGCTACAGACGGGCGCGGGGCGGGGAAAAGAGTGATTCGCAGAGTTCATCGTGTCAGCATCGGAAGTGGACGGGAGTTAGTTAGGGAGCACATTATACGTGTTGACTTTTTAACGTACAGAGTCGCTAAGTTCACGCGTTCGGTCCGATAACGTGTCTATATGGTGCTTACGCGAAGCggtgcatcaggagtgcagcattgctggcgcctttagactgtatgacaATGACTTTtttgactcgactgacaccgacagagtgacAAGGCACCTGCAGGCGGGGGCATCGAGTTGGTAAGTGCCACTTCATATACTTGCAATATTACGCCAAGCCTTGCAAGACGTACTCTAAGGTAGGTTGTGCCGTGGGATccgaacccgtcgtgtacggcacaaCGATAATAGGTCTTGACGAAAGCAAATTCAAATAGCTACTTATTCTCTTAAAGCTTTTTTTGGAACAGCTAAGTTCTGTTGAAAATttccataaattttaaaataaattttataaacatacgttagaaataataaaggtAGAAGACATAACTCAACCTTTCCCAGATTAAAAGCATATAGTACGCCAAAATTACACCGTAGGGGACGTCTGCAATTTTGCACCGacgtaatatttcattaagcCAATTtcgaaagttttatttatctagTTAAACAGAAAAGTTTTACACTCTCTTACTTGAATATACAAATTGTCAAGGTATTCTCGGGTTGACCATTTACGAAATGTTTCAAAAGAGTTTCATACtgcttattttaataatagaataaaagttAACACAAGTCTAGAACTGATGTCGCAAGAATTAAAGTATAGACTTTAATTTGACGTTTTAAAGGCTTCATTTTGAAGTCTAACAGCTTTAACATTTTAGACAACATTGATGGACTTGTTTAGATATACGGTaggtaaacaaaaattaataaaaatgataaactgTCCTCGAGACGATAAAATTGTACcacgttttaaatttcattgctTTATCTTGTTATCTGGTTCTCTAGTTGCACTGATCTGGTGTCAAACGTGCGTACTTCTAGCATAAACATATACCTATATGTCTACCGTTCCGAAGTTCAAAGTAAAtggattttaaaattgttacttcCTACCTGTAGTAAAATATCTCCTATTTGCAATCTACCGTCACTTCTGGCCGCACCTCCAGCAGCCAATCGAGTTATGCTAATATCACCTCCACTCTCGCCACCAGCTATGCTCAGTCCTAGACCGTTTGTTCCGCGCTCCAATGTAACATCAGCTGTCTCCCATATCGAATCATCGGAATCTGAACAAGACTGAAAGAAAGAATTCAATACGTTACCGTTTTTATGAAATTCCTTTCATGATATTTAGTGCGGATGCAATtcattttttgaaatattaaactatgaaACACTTTTATTACTTAGCAATGATTTATTTGAAGAGACAGTATTTGTTTGTTACTAATTAGTAATTGCGTAGATTTGTagaaatttttcatattttccaaattctaaaatttgtaatctgtcgttttagttattattaattgtaattagaCTTTAATAGTTATTGAAGTACTCGAAGTGATAAGATTTATCGTAGCGTTTGCTGAAAGATCTAATAACTACCtttgtttaactttataaaatagccTTTGGTATATTACTTAGcgttttacattaataaaaagtacattaaCATCTGTATATGAACCTGTAAGCTTCCTGCAATACACTGCTCGACTTCCGGATTTTGCGTCGCCTGCTCACGCCCGCAATCATAGTTCGCGACGTTCGCTgcgaacaaaataaaagtgctacaaaatatgaaatgaatttattatttcctcTTTTTAGTAGAAGGTGGCAGACGAGCGGTCGTCTGATGTCGTTAAAATACCTAAGTGACACTAATATACCTTGTGTCGGCATTTAGTCAAAAATATGCTACAAATTTGTTGATTCCTCTTTATTCACtcggtaaaaattaaaaacgacgCAAATTGTATTGTGGGTAAAGAAGCGTCACGTTTATTGAACCGTAGACTGTTCGTTCAatttccaaataaaataacaagtcATGATACTCAACTTTGattcacaaataaaatgataacatctatatatttaaaaattgaaaagtgGCCATTGGCAATTGcgtcaaatatttaaatcaccCTTTCATTTTTcgtccaattttattattattgttaactaTTATTCCATCAAAAATTTTTGGTACCggtttaagaatttaaaaaaattagtgtGTCAAACACATCCAAGACTATCAATTCATAGAACAATTGAATCACAAGCCAGAGTCTACTATAATTTCCATTTGTGCACTATTAAAGGCTAAACCGGATCAAGTCTTAACACAACTGGAGAAGCTGTAACTATTAAATACCTCGTCAAAGTAAACAATggctttgaaataaaacaacgtCAATGAACGTGCAGCATTCGAATACAGAAACATATGAACATTTGAGTGCAAAGTATGATGttcataaattgtaatttacattAGCATTATCGCTCTGCAGAGCATCGAATATAAAGCAATATTAGATTACCACTTACCAGAAGCATGACCGCTTTTAATATAGTACAggtattgcaaaataaacttaattttcaaTGACTATAACGACTTACTTATGCTTACAAAATTATCTATTGAAGTGGAGGCGCATTTTAAAGCCGGTTTATGAAATAAGTTCTGAAGTGTATGTGGTCTGGTCTATATGTATTACATGTTCAGGAGAACCAAATagcttactatttttttttcaaactcaacaaataataaaa
The Papilio machaon chromosome 8, ilPapMach1.1, whole genome shotgun sequence DNA segment above includes these coding regions:
- the LOC106720699 gene encoding disks large homolog 1, whose amino-acid sequence is MTTWMALFGLVWLLRVRGSLCGCAACKRARHDNQETRQTETQDTREPRCSTNSISYAPAEGPPFDVIALQNYTRDATVQTDFEDDEDLDKIELQICEGSNVANYDCGREQATQNPEVEQCIAGSLQSCSDSDDSIWETADVTLERGTNGLGLSIAGGESGGDISITRLAAGGAARSDGRLQIGDILLQVNEVSLEGAPHSMAVDALQKAGNVVKLRVRRARRPKVVTLWRGARGLGLGIAGGADDAAGGGGVFISHIAVGGAAHYDGRLRLGDKILAVRDEDGIETSLIGATHAKAVATLRNTGEHVTLVVLPAASIPPAAQPTQLYTTRTQATSCSTLHELTEEDPSKIPRCVRMVRLVRSGSRLGMDIVGGLGGEDTCSGLEEEACGVFVSGVSVEGAAYGMLYRGDRILSVDGRDLSRATHEQAAAALKYSGSAVTIAAQYQPEHYERLRARIRAINAAAMSPHTMHPTHVPVHPDLHAIYPR